A genomic region of Gadus macrocephalus chromosome 5, ASM3116895v1 contains the following coding sequences:
- the slc35f4 gene encoding solute carrier family 35 member F4 isoform X2: protein MVTTREKQSPIQKFRECSRLFGEDGMTLKIFLKRTAPFSILWTLTNYLYLLALRKLTATDVSALYCCHKAFVFLLSWIVLKDRFMGVRIVAAIMAITGIVMMAYADGFHGDSFVGVALAVGSASTSALYKVLFKMFLGSANLGEVAHFLSTMGFFNLIFISCVPLILYFTKVEHWGSFSSLPWGYLCGLAGLWLVFNILVNVGVVLTYPILISIGTLLSVPGNAAVDVLKHEVIFSVVRLAATCIICLGFLLLLLPEEWDSVTLRFLANIAEKKSDQDHGEELTESSVHTRSRSRANGAVSIPLA, encoded by the exons ATGGTGACCACCCGGGAGAAGCAGAGCCCCATCCAGAAGTTCAG GGAGTGCAGCAGGCTCTTTGGAGAGGACGGGATGACCCTGAAGATCTTCCTGAAGAGGACGGCGCCCTTCTCCATCCTCTGGACCCTGACCAACTACCTGTACCTGCTGGCGCTGAGGAAGCTCACCGCCACCGATGTCTCCGCCCTCTACTGCTGCCACAAGGCCTTCGTCTTCCTGCTGTCCTGGATCGTCCTCAAAGACCGCTTCATGGGGGTCCGG ATTGTGGCAGCGATAATGGCCATCACAGGCATTGTCATGATGGCCTATGCCGATGGTTTCCATGGTGATTCCTTCGTGGGAGTGGCCTTGGCTGTGGGCTCCGCCTCCACGTCGGCTCTCTACAAG GTGCTGTTTAAGATGTTCCTGGGCAGTGCCAATCTAGGAGAGGTGGCTCATTTCCTGTCCACCATGGGCTTCTTCAACCTGATCTTCATCTCCTGCGTGCCCCTCATCCTGTACTTCACCAAGGTGGAGCACTGGgggtccttctcctccctgcccTGGGGGTACCTCTGTGGCCTGGCCGGGCTGTGGCTAG TGTTCAACATCTTGGTGAATGTGGGCGTGGTCCTGACCTACCCCATCCTCATCTCCATTGGAACCCTGCTCAGTGTTCCAGGAAACGCAG CGGTGGACGTGCTGAAGCACGAGGTGATCTTCAGCGTGGTGCGCCTGGCTGCCACCTGCATCATCTGCCTGggcttcctgctgctgctgctccccgaGGAGTGGGACTCGGTCACGCTGCGCTTCCTGGCCAACATCGCCGAGAAGAAGTCGGACCAGGACCACGGCGAGGAGCTCACAGAGTCCAGTGTGCACACGCGCAGCCGCAGCCGGGCCAACGGCGCCGTCTCCATACCGCTGGCGTGA
- the slc35f4 gene encoding solute carrier family 35 member F4 isoform X1: MKKHSARVAPLSSYSSQVLTCPISEGEEGSDSHAETPGSEASVESKAYQTCASTVLKVLGGLLVVLCISSSWVGTTQVVKLTFQSFSCPFFVSWFSSNWNILFFPIYYSTTMVTTREKQSPIQKFRECSRLFGEDGMTLKIFLKRTAPFSILWTLTNYLYLLALRKLTATDVSALYCCHKAFVFLLSWIVLKDRFMGVRIVAAIMAITGIVMMAYADGFHGDSFVGVALAVGSASTSALYKVLFKMFLGSANLGEVAHFLSTMGFFNLIFISCVPLILYFTKVEHWGSFSSLPWGYLCGLAGLWLVFNILVNVGVVLTYPILISIGTLLSVPGNAAVDVLKHEVIFSVVRLAATCIICLGFLLLLLPEEWDSVTLRFLANIAEKKSDQDHGEELTESSVHTRSRSRANGAVSIPLA, encoded by the exons GAGAGGAAGGGTCCGACTCCCACGCAGAGACACCGGGCAGCGAGGCCAGCGTGGAGAGCAAGGCCTACCAGACCTGTGCCAGCACCGTCCTGAAGGTCCTGGGGGGTCTGCTGGTGGTGCTgtgcatctcctcctcctgggtggGCACCACGCAGGTGGTGAAGCTCACCTTCCAGTCCTTCTCCTGCCCCTTCTTCGTCTCCTGGTTCAGCAGCAACTGGAACATCCTGTTCTTCCCCATCTACTACTCCACCACCATGGTGACCACCCGGGAGAAGCAGAGCCCCATCCAGAAGTTCAG GGAGTGCAGCAGGCTCTTTGGAGAGGACGGGATGACCCTGAAGATCTTCCTGAAGAGGACGGCGCCCTTCTCCATCCTCTGGACCCTGACCAACTACCTGTACCTGCTGGCGCTGAGGAAGCTCACCGCCACCGATGTCTCCGCCCTCTACTGCTGCCACAAGGCCTTCGTCTTCCTGCTGTCCTGGATCGTCCTCAAAGACCGCTTCATGGGGGTCCGG ATTGTGGCAGCGATAATGGCCATCACAGGCATTGTCATGATGGCCTATGCCGATGGTTTCCATGGTGATTCCTTCGTGGGAGTGGCCTTGGCTGTGGGCTCCGCCTCCACGTCGGCTCTCTACAAG GTGCTGTTTAAGATGTTCCTGGGCAGTGCCAATCTAGGAGAGGTGGCTCATTTCCTGTCCACCATGGGCTTCTTCAACCTGATCTTCATCTCCTGCGTGCCCCTCATCCTGTACTTCACCAAGGTGGAGCACTGGgggtccttctcctccctgcccTGGGGGTACCTCTGTGGCCTGGCCGGGCTGTGGCTAG TGTTCAACATCTTGGTGAATGTGGGCGTGGTCCTGACCTACCCCATCCTCATCTCCATTGGAACCCTGCTCAGTGTTCCAGGAAACGCAG CGGTGGACGTGCTGAAGCACGAGGTGATCTTCAGCGTGGTGCGCCTGGCTGCCACCTGCATCATCTGCCTGggcttcctgctgctgctgctccccgaGGAGTGGGACTCGGTCACGCTGCGCTTCCTGGCCAACATCGCCGAGAAGAAGTCGGACCAGGACCACGGCGAGGAGCTCACAGAGTCCAGTGTGCACACGCGCAGCCGCAGCCGGGCCAACGGCGCCGTCTCCATACCGCTGGCGTGA